The Tubulanus polymorphus chromosome 1, tnTubPoly1.2, whole genome shotgun sequence genome contains a region encoding:
- the LOC141898128 gene encoding multiple coagulation factor deficiency protein 2 homolog: protein MGHSGHHTRRQRGESSQDRDNKFHDPKVIRDKEHIQEHYDGKAAVNTSEMTDEELEFHYFKLHDLDNNTKLDGLEILHAISHMLPYDEEVGAKKPDLKGKTAEEVQKLMEEHKEQELKYYTDIIDRVLEDDDIDNDGYLTYLEYVLARRRDEAQHQKAEQGKQ from the exons ATGGGACATTCCGGACACCACACTCGACGCCAAAGAGGTGAATCGTCGCAAGATAGAGATAACAAATTTCATGACCCGAAAGTTATCAGAGATAAAGA GCATATCCAAGAACACTACGATGGCAAAGCAGCCGTAAATACCAGCGAAATGACGGACGAAGAATTAGAATTTCATTACTTTAA ACTACATGACTTGGATAACAATACTAAACTGGATGGCTTAGAGATTCTGCACGCTATCAGTCACATGCTTCCCTACGACGAGGAGGTCGGGGCTAAGAAACCGGATCTGAAGGGCAAAACCGCCGAAGAAGTTCAAAAACTAATGGAAGAGCATAAAGAACAAGAACTCAAGTATTACACAG ATATCATAGACCGGGTATTAGAAGACGATGACATCGACAACGATGGTTACTTAACCTATTTGGAATATGTATTAGCGCGCAGGCGCGACGAAGCTCAACATCAAAAGGCGGAGCAGGGCAAacaataa